The Spirosoma radiotolerans genome has a window encoding:
- a CDS encoding glycoside hydrolase family 2: METKHPMTRFTPNRLPADGMPQADNQLAEAASLPNNYLLLDGEWRFTLDPYDRGLHDLWCINHPSDGTVQWPGSIEAHIRHVRGNMSPGKKERPVKVVIWYERDFNLPTRNGATDHSIFQLTFGACGYPTRVWLNGHLLRTLEDEDPHCGSYASFSYELPDQYLRPLNRLTVRIADVTDADIRCGEQESHVYKQGVKWYQTYTGVVQSVWLETVDRNRLRSRLGVVSVVEDRLVRFSVTTRIHDPGHYLLRLQVFDVESDQQLANSDFPLRLEAGQKQQRVVVDVDHARLWSPQSPTRYRLVAQLIDHTGYATQVETLFGLRKIEARGRYVYLNNEPVYLDGIVYRPGGATLDEMQRHMRAIKELGCNLVRVHMAGLDPRLYNLADELGLLLWVEVPAPLVSTELSRQHHKAELLRMLSLIGSHPSVVIWSLYNEDQGAQDIAANAQTRQYIMDLYHFMQLAHPQFLVVDNDGWHHISYEGRLKSDLLTAHVHTSDPDQWRTILNRLETGEFVQVANHPLVVGDPFFYRRQVPLIVSEWGGFVYNNWPTHSASYADQIRWFKQVLRQHTFAGDIYRPAIDSNGLIDPQTGALTVPAGLLESSGSQPITSKINGGEVSDLRR; this comes from the coding sequence ATGGAAACTAAGCACCCAATGACCCGTTTTACGCCTAATCGGCTCCCTGCCGATGGCATGCCTCAAGCCGATAACCAACTAGCTGAAGCGGCTTCTCTACCCAATAATTACTTGTTGCTTGATGGCGAGTGGCGATTTACGCTCGATCCCTATGATCGGGGATTACATGATTTGTGGTGTATAAATCACCCGTCGGATGGTACTGTGCAGTGGCCCGGTTCTATAGAAGCCCACATCAGGCATGTCAGAGGAAATATGTCTCCAGGTAAAAAGGAACGGCCTGTAAAAGTAGTCATCTGGTATGAACGTGACTTTAACCTGCCTACTCGCAACGGAGCGACGGATCACTCTATTTTTCAGCTTACATTTGGCGCCTGCGGCTACCCAACCCGTGTCTGGTTGAATGGGCATCTCCTTCGTACGCTGGAAGATGAAGATCCCCATTGTGGGAGCTATGCCTCGTTCTCCTACGAGCTACCCGACCAGTATCTACGACCACTTAACCGGCTTACCGTGCGTATTGCTGACGTTACGGATGCCGACATCCGCTGTGGCGAACAGGAGTCGCACGTCTATAAACAGGGAGTCAAGTGGTATCAAACTTATACGGGAGTTGTGCAAAGTGTCTGGCTTGAGACGGTCGACCGCAACCGGTTACGATCCCGCCTGGGCGTTGTTAGCGTAGTCGAAGATCGGTTGGTTCGCTTTAGCGTCACGACGCGGATTCATGACCCAGGCCATTACCTGTTGCGTCTTCAGGTTTTTGACGTAGAATCTGACCAGCAGTTGGCCAACTCCGATTTTCCATTACGGTTAGAGGCTGGTCAAAAGCAGCAGCGGGTGGTCGTTGATGTTGATCATGCCAGATTGTGGTCGCCCCAATCGCCGACCCGTTATCGACTCGTGGCGCAACTTATTGACCATACAGGATATGCGACTCAGGTAGAAACACTATTTGGCCTGCGAAAGATAGAAGCGCGTGGCCGCTATGTGTACCTCAACAATGAGCCTGTTTACCTGGATGGCATTGTGTACCGACCAGGCGGGGCTACCCTGGACGAAATGCAACGGCATATGCGGGCAATAAAAGAACTGGGCTGTAATCTAGTCCGGGTGCATATGGCCGGACTTGACCCGCGCCTTTATAACCTGGCCGATGAATTGGGCTTATTACTCTGGGTCGAAGTGCCCGCTCCGCTTGTCTCGACTGAGCTAAGTCGGCAACACCATAAAGCTGAACTTCTGCGCATGCTATCTCTGATTGGGAGCCATCCCTCGGTGGTGATCTGGAGCCTGTATAACGAAGATCAGGGGGCTCAGGATATTGCTGCTAACGCACAAACCCGCCAATACATTATGGATCTGTACCACTTCATGCAACTGGCCCATCCCCAGTTTCTGGTGGTCGATAATGATGGGTGGCACCATATTTCTTATGAGGGACGCCTGAAGTCTGATTTATTGACGGCACACGTGCATACGTCGGACCCAGATCAATGGCGGACCATACTGAACCGGCTGGAAACGGGTGAGTTTGTGCAGGTGGCCAACCATCCGCTGGTGGTGGGCGATCCGTTCTTCTACCGGCGGCAGGTCCCTCTGATTGTTAGCGAGTGGGGTGGGTTTGTTTACAATAACTGGCCGACTCATTCGGCCAGCTACGCAGACCAGATTCGGTGGTTCAAGCAGGTGCTACGGCAGCATACATTCGCGGGAGACATTTACCGGCCGGCAATAGATAGCAACGGGCTGATTGATCCGCAAACGGGTGCCCTGACCGTACCGGCCGGACTGTTAGAGTCGAGCGGTAGTCAGCCAATTACTTCGAAAATAAATGGCGGGGAAGTAAGTGATTTGCGGAGGTAA